Proteins from a single region of Sphingomonas swuensis:
- a CDS encoding TonB-dependent receptor domain-containing protein has translation MTRLPSKAALLLVGTALAAPLPAFAQSTVGATQPAATSTTAEKPRDDADATNRTGGSGATTGDVIVTGSRIRRDPNDSPLPLQIITTQDIIREGIANPEQLISFLSTNGNGADNLASNSDVVSGAQRGTNGLSAANLRGQGSASTLVLLNGRRVAAHGLQGSAVDVNQIPFAALERVEVLKDGASAIYGTDAIGGVINFITRKDYRGLGVQSFVDVTEAGGGNIYRVSGIAGYGDLNTQGFNVMGAVAYSSNRILRGDQRDFVNGNQPNRGLSIDTRGTPIATIFNTAVTSLQAPLGTLTQGLTLTLPNGANGAGGGINILDLPGGAGCDSVDGGMAYDEVLWANPATQYACAWDTGRAAVIQQPLDTLTYYTRGVVRVAGEHELFLEVTGSNADSAKSFSNAQVSSNTSNSAFAYPLNSLTQSTYNDVFNKLRAAFPGQAASLDARYGRPIAFRWRCLACGPREYETNTKTIRTTVGAEGPLFGKWDYRTGASYAKSESSSLLGSGYYYRGTLANGAYDPNAPQVAGAPAGFRGLVGAINSGLINPFSLTQTEAGLAALQSISAEGTTLYGGQYEVKQFDGSISGPLFDLFGRKVRAAVGVDYRRETYEFNGSDAADATDPVIFLAAFDNVNALTPKKRTVKAAYAEVLVPIGDRLEITGAVRIDDYTGFGTTTNPKISAKYRPIDPIMFRGSYNTGFRVPSFNQIFNGTTLSPNPGNTLVDPTLCPQGTVSGPQPACAPITPDSLTGGNLGLGPETSKQYSVGVVVEPTRNISFSVDYWNIAVDDTIGTITIPQLLANIGAFPERIERTNGLITLVDLRTGNFGSRRTEGLEITGRAGFEVMGGRLTTGLDGTYLLKKKEKLLPNLPYSDLRGVFSLTGDLGLKWKHNAFIGYRIDDWNFTISQIFRNGYRNQALPGSALRPDYNERVKAYIIYNLSVGYSPVQNLTLTAGIKNLFDKDPPFAITYDSNTGAGSSWEPRVADPRGRAFTLSLDWKLF, from the coding sequence ATGACTCGACTGCCATCGAAGGCAGCTTTGCTGCTCGTTGGGACCGCTCTCGCTGCGCCGCTGCCGGCCTTCGCGCAAAGCACGGTGGGCGCGACCCAGCCTGCCGCGACCAGCACCACAGCCGAGAAACCGCGCGACGACGCGGACGCGACCAACCGCACCGGCGGCTCGGGCGCGACCACGGGTGACGTCATCGTCACCGGATCGCGCATCCGCCGCGACCCGAACGACAGCCCGCTACCGCTGCAGATCATCACCACGCAGGACATCATCCGCGAAGGGATCGCCAATCCCGAGCAGCTGATCTCCTTCCTCAGCACCAACGGCAACGGCGCGGACAACCTCGCTTCCAACTCGGACGTCGTCTCGGGCGCCCAGCGCGGCACCAATGGCCTGTCCGCCGCTAATCTTCGCGGCCAGGGCAGCGCCTCGACCCTGGTCCTCCTCAACGGCCGCCGGGTCGCCGCCCACGGCCTCCAGGGCTCGGCGGTCGACGTCAACCAGATCCCCTTCGCCGCGCTCGAGCGGGTCGAGGTGCTCAAGGACGGTGCATCGGCCATCTACGGCACCGACGCGATCGGCGGCGTGATCAACTTCATCACCCGCAAGGACTATCGCGGTCTTGGCGTGCAGAGCTTTGTCGACGTGACCGAGGCCGGCGGCGGCAACATCTACCGGGTCTCGGGCATCGCCGGATATGGCGACCTCAACACCCAGGGCTTCAACGTCATGGGCGCGGTCGCCTACAGCTCGAACCGTATCCTGCGCGGCGACCAGCGCGACTTCGTCAACGGCAACCAGCCCAATCGCGGTCTCTCGATCGACACCCGCGGAACGCCGATCGCGACCATCTTCAACACCGCGGTGACCAGCCTCCAGGCCCCGCTTGGAACGCTGACCCAGGGCCTCACTTTGACCCTTCCCAACGGCGCCAACGGCGCGGGCGGCGGGATCAACATCCTCGACCTGCCCGGCGGCGCTGGGTGCGACTCGGTCGATGGAGGAATGGCCTATGACGAGGTGCTGTGGGCCAACCCTGCAACGCAATATGCCTGCGCCTGGGACACGGGCCGGGCGGCGGTCATCCAGCAGCCGCTCGATACCCTCACTTACTACACCCGCGGCGTTGTCCGGGTCGCGGGCGAGCACGAGCTGTTCCTCGAGGTCACCGGCTCCAACGCCGATTCGGCCAAGAGCTTCTCCAACGCGCAGGTGTCCTCGAACACCAGCAACTCGGCCTTCGCCTACCCGCTCAATTCGCTGACACAGTCGACCTACAACGACGTCTTCAACAAGCTGCGCGCCGCCTTTCCGGGACAGGCGGCTTCGCTCGACGCCCGCTACGGTCGCCCGATCGCCTTCCGCTGGCGCTGCCTCGCCTGCGGCCCGCGCGAATATGAGACCAACACCAAGACCATCCGCACCACCGTCGGTGCAGAAGGTCCGCTGTTCGGCAAGTGGGATTATCGCACCGGCGCCAGCTACGCGAAGAGCGAGAGTTCTTCGCTGCTCGGCTCGGGCTATTACTATCGCGGCACGCTCGCCAACGGCGCCTATGATCCCAACGCGCCGCAGGTTGCCGGCGCCCCCGCCGGCTTCCGCGGCCTCGTCGGAGCAATCAACAGCGGTCTCATCAATCCGTTCAGCCTGACCCAGACCGAGGCCGGCCTCGCCGCGCTCCAGTCGATCTCGGCCGAGGGCACGACCCTCTACGGCGGCCAGTATGAGGTGAAGCAGTTCGACGGCTCGATCTCGGGCCCGCTGTTCGACCTGTTCGGGCGCAAGGTCCGCGCGGCGGTCGGGGTCGACTATCGCCGCGAGACCTACGAGTTCAACGGTTCGGATGCGGCCGACGCAACTGACCCCGTCATCTTCCTGGCGGCGTTCGACAACGTCAACGCGCTGACCCCGAAGAAGCGGACGGTGAAGGCCGCCTATGCCGAGGTGCTGGTACCGATCGGCGACCGGCTGGAGATCACCGGTGCGGTCCGGATCGACGATTACACCGGCTTCGGGACCACCACCAATCCGAAGATCTCGGCCAAGTACCGGCCGATCGACCCGATCATGTTCCGCGGCAGCTACAACACCGGTTTCCGGGTGCCGTCGTTCAACCAGATCTTCAACGGCACCACGCTGTCGCCCAATCCGGGCAACACGCTGGTCGATCCGACGCTCTGCCCGCAGGGAACGGTATCGGGCCCGCAGCCGGCCTGCGCTCCGATCACGCCCGACTCGCTGACCGGCGGCAATCTCGGGCTCGGGCCAGAGACGTCGAAGCAGTATAGCGTCGGCGTGGTGGTCGAACCGACCCGCAACATCAGCTTCTCGGTCGATTACTGGAACATCGCGGTCGACGACACCATCGGGACGATCACCATCCCGCAGCTGCTGGCGAACATCGGCGCCTTCCCCGAGCGGATCGAGCGGACCAACGGCTTGATCACCCTGGTCGACCTTCGCACCGGCAACTTCGGTTCGCGCCGGACCGAGGGGCTCGAGATCACCGGCCGCGCCGGCTTCGAGGTGATGGGCGGTCGCCTGACCACCGGGCTCGACGGCACCTATCTCCTCAAGAAGAAGGAGAAGCTGCTTCCGAACCTGCCCTACAGCGATCTTCGCGGCGTCTTCAGCCTGACCGGCGACCTTGGTCTCAAGTGGAAGCACAATGCCTTCATCGGCTACCGGATCGACGACTGGAACTTCACCATCTCGCAGATCTTCCGGAACGGCTACCGCAACCAGGCCCTGCCCGGCAGCGCGCTTCGTCCCGACTATAACGAGCGGGTGAAGGCTTACATCATCTACAATCTGTCGGTCGGCTACAGCCCGGTCCAAAACCTCACCCTGACCGCGGGTATCAAGAACCTGTTCGACAAGGATCCGCCGTTCGCGATCACCTACGACAGCAACACCGGCGCCGGCTCGAGCTGGGAACCGCGCGTCGCCGATCCGCGCGGCCGTGCCTTCACGCTCAGCCTCGACTGGAAGCTGTTCTAG
- the dacB gene encoding D-alanyl-D-alanine carboxypeptidase/D-alanyl-D-alanine endopeptidase, protein MSLLALLAPALLATTSPSPPIVQQKVEAKLSEVGPGTRFGLVVTTLDGRELVAIAPGQRFMPASNTKILTTAAAFATLQGLDQPDAPSGAQVRLVAGAKGRSDVLLEGRGDARLSSAPGCLEDCLATLADAVAARTRRVGNVIGDARAYPDERWSQGMSWNNIPTSSGTALSALTLDDNELTLRVRPGSAGSPPLVDVPTYFQLVNEAKTVADGKSALELVRLPGSRVLVVRGTVLASDKERTIRLGIDDPAHYAAWRFKAMLEERGVRVAGSARTALPSDPLATAPVLAALVPPPLGRDLVTINKVSQNLHAELLLRRLGAADGEGSAAKGIAAIGRMTTQAGLPASSWRLADGSGMSTYNRVSPRGMTTLLRWAHGQPWGAAFRASLPVGGIDGTLARRFADGPLRGRIFAKTGSLDATNALAGYLLTRRGQTLVFAFYANDVPEEVRATRTMDAALEMLATEL, encoded by the coding sequence ATGAGCCTGCTCGCCTTACTCGCCCCAGCCCTGCTCGCGACGACTTCCCCGTCGCCGCCGATCGTGCAGCAGAAGGTCGAAGCCAAGCTGTCCGAGGTGGGTCCGGGCACCCGCTTCGGTCTGGTGGTGACGACGCTCGACGGGCGCGAGCTAGTGGCGATCGCGCCCGGCCAGCGCTTCATGCCCGCCTCCAACACCAAGATCCTGACCACCGCCGCCGCTTTCGCCACCCTGCAAGGGCTCGACCAGCCTGATGCGCCGTCGGGTGCGCAGGTGCGACTGGTTGCCGGAGCCAAGGGGCGAAGCGATGTGCTGCTCGAAGGTCGCGGCGATGCACGCCTTTCGAGCGCTCCGGGCTGTCTAGAGGACTGCCTCGCGACGCTTGCGGACGCGGTCGCCGCGCGCACCCGCCGGGTGGGTAATGTGATCGGTGATGCGCGCGCCTACCCCGACGAGCGCTGGAGCCAGGGGATGAGCTGGAACAACATCCCGACCAGCTCGGGCACGGCGCTCAGTGCGCTGACCCTCGACGACAATGAACTGACCTTACGCGTGCGTCCCGGGTCCGCGGGAAGCCCGCCGCTCGTCGACGTCCCGACCTACTTTCAGCTCGTCAACGAGGCAAAGACCGTCGCCGATGGCAAGTCGGCGCTCGAACTGGTCCGGCTTCCCGGAAGCCGGGTCCTGGTGGTGCGAGGAACTGTCCTTGCCAGCGACAAGGAGCGGACGATCCGTCTCGGGATCGACGATCCGGCGCACTATGCGGCTTGGCGCTTCAAGGCCATGCTCGAGGAGCGCGGGGTGAGGGTGGCAGGAAGTGCGCGCACCGCCCTCCCCTCCGACCCCTTGGCGACGGCACCCGTCCTTGCCGCGCTCGTTCCGCCGCCGCTCGGCCGCGACCTCGTGACCATCAACAAGGTCAGCCAGAACCTCCACGCCGAGCTTCTTCTCCGCCGTCTGGGCGCAGCCGACGGAGAGGGTTCGGCGGCCAAGGGGATTGCCGCCATCGGCCGGATGACGACGCAGGCAGGACTTCCCGCCTCGTCCTGGCGGCTGGCCGACGGTTCGGGAATGTCGACCTACAATCGGGTGAGCCCGCGCGGAATGACCACCCTGCTGCGCTGGGCGCACGGGCAGCCCTGGGGCGCGGCGTTCCGTGCCAGCCTGCCCGTCGGCGGGATCGATGGAACGCTCGCTCGGCGCTTCGCCGACGGGCCGCTGCGCGGACGGATCTTCGCCAAGACGGGCTCGCTCGATGCCACCAACGCGCTCGCCGGCTATCTTCTGACCCGTCGCGGCCAGACTCTGGTGTTCGCCTTCTACGCCAACGACGTACCCGAAGAGGTGCGCGCGACGCGGACGATGGATGCCGCTTTGGAAATGCTCGCCACCGAGCTTTGA
- a CDS encoding M20/M25/M40 family metallo-hydrolase, whose amino-acid sequence MRIPALLAAGLLFAGPASATERDSREGREAFSIYKSIVEMPTVKGRGQVPKMARALSAKLRAAGFAARDIEIVPVGETAGLIVTLRGTGARAPLLFLAHMDVVEAKAADWERDPFKLVEENGFLFGRGTSDNKLGVAQLTAAFIRLKREGYKPDRDLILAFSGDEETDMLSSQAIAERLSARKPAFAVNSDSGGGRADAAGKPLALSVQVAEKTFANIEVTVRNPGGHSARPRPDNAIYELADLLGRLRGNRFPIVIDEVTLGMLRDSAAQPNAKPELRAAVAALAANPKDPAALDYLTREQQLGSAFRTTCVPTLLSGGHADNALPQRATVNINCRIFPGVPIEQVRSELAAVGGNPEAEFRIAGTPLEAPPSPANPELFAALADAVADRAPGVPIMMVMTPGATDGKHFRARGIPTYGTGGDFTRRGEDSNAHGLNERIPVARFFESLDFWPRLMRRLSGGAVAAS is encoded by the coding sequence TTGCGCATCCCTGCCCTGCTTGCCGCGGGCCTGCTGTTCGCGGGTCCGGCGAGTGCGACGGAGCGCGATAGCCGCGAAGGTCGCGAGGCCTTCTCGATCTACAAGTCGATCGTCGAGATGCCGACGGTCAAGGGACGCGGACAGGTGCCGAAGATGGCGCGCGCGCTCTCAGCCAAGCTTCGCGCGGCCGGCTTCGCGGCGCGCGACATCGAGATCGTGCCGGTCGGAGAGACTGCCGGCCTGATCGTCACCTTGCGCGGGACCGGTGCCAGGGCCCCCCTCCTCTTCCTCGCGCACATGGACGTGGTCGAGGCGAAGGCCGCCGACTGGGAGCGTGACCCGTTCAAGCTCGTCGAGGAGAATGGCTTCCTCTTCGGGCGCGGGACGAGCGACAACAAGCTCGGCGTGGCGCAGCTCACCGCCGCCTTCATCCGACTGAAGCGCGAGGGCTACAAGCCCGACCGCGACCTCATCCTCGCATTCAGCGGAGACGAGGAGACCGACATGCTCAGCAGCCAGGCGATCGCCGAGCGGCTGAGCGCGCGCAAGCCTGCCTTCGCGGTCAACTCGGACTCGGGCGGCGGCAGGGCCGATGCCGCGGGCAAGCCGCTCGCGCTGTCGGTGCAGGTCGCCGAGAAGACTTTCGCCAACATCGAGGTGACGGTCCGCAATCCCGGCGGGCACAGCGCCCGGCCGCGTCCGGACAATGCCATCTACGAGCTCGCCGATCTGCTCGGCCGGCTTCGTGGCAATCGCTTCCCCATCGTCATCGACGAGGTCACGCTTGGCATGCTGCGCGACAGTGCCGCGCAACCCAATGCCAAGCCGGAACTCAGGGCGGCAGTCGCCGCGCTCGCCGCCAATCCCAAGGATCCGGCGGCGCTCGATTATCTGACTCGCGAACAGCAGCTCGGGTCGGCCTTCCGGACGACTTGCGTGCCGACGCTGCTGAGTGGTGGCCATGCCGACAATGCGCTTCCGCAGCGCGCGACGGTGAACATCAATTGCCGGATCTTCCCCGGCGTGCCGATCGAGCAGGTGCGTAGCGAGCTGGCGGCAGTAGGTGGCAACCCGGAAGCCGAGTTCAGGATCGCGGGAACCCCGCTCGAGGCGCCCCCCTCGCCCGCCAACCCCGAGCTGTTCGCCGCCCTTGCCGATGCGGTCGCCGACCGCGCTCCCGGCGTTCCGATCATGATGGTGATGACCCCCGGCGCGACGGATGGAAAGCATTTCCGGGCGCGCGGCATCCCGACCTACGGCACCGGCGGCGACTTCACCCGCCGCGGCGAGGACAGCAACGCGCATGGGCTGAACGAGCGCATCCCGGTGGCGCGCTTCTTCGAATCGCTCGACTTCTGGCCGCGACTGATGCGGCGACTGAGCGGCGGAGCGGTCGCGGCTTCATGA
- a CDS encoding acyl-CoA dehydrogenase, giving the protein MLKTPDPALAHEPKLKPFDWSDPFGLEDQLTEDERLVRDTAEGYAQEQLQPRVTEAYLDEHFDREILREMGQLGLLGATIPQQYGGAGLGYVSYGLISRAVERVDSGYRSAMSVQSSLVMYPIFAYGSEEQRRKYLPGLASGELVGCFGLTEPDAGSDPGGMRTTAKKTANGYSLSGAKMWITNSPIADVFVVWAKSEAHDGKIRGFVLEKGMAGLSAPQVKQKLSLRASITGEIVMDGVEVGEDALLPNVEGLKGPFGCLNRARYGIGWGAMGAAEACFHAARQYTLDRHQFGRPLAATQLVQLKLANMVTEITLGLQAALRVGRRLEDGELIPETISLIKRNNVGKALDIARIARDMHGGNGISAEYQVIRHALNLETVNTYEGTHDVHALILGRAITGLSAF; this is encoded by the coding sequence ATGCTCAAGACTCCCGATCCCGCGCTCGCCCACGAGCCCAAGCTAAAGCCGTTCGACTGGTCCGATCCGTTCGGTCTGGAGGATCAACTCACCGAGGACGAGCGGCTCGTCCGCGACACCGCCGAAGGCTATGCCCAGGAGCAACTCCAGCCGCGGGTGACCGAGGCCTATCTCGACGAGCACTTCGACCGCGAGATCTTGCGCGAGATGGGCCAACTCGGCCTGCTCGGCGCGACCATCCCGCAGCAATATGGCGGTGCTGGCCTCGGCTACGTCAGCTACGGCCTGATCAGCCGCGCGGTCGAGCGGGTGGACAGTGGCTACCGCTCGGCGATGAGCGTCCAGAGCTCGCTCGTGATGTACCCGATCTTCGCCTACGGCTCGGAAGAGCAGCGGCGCAAATATCTCCCGGGCCTCGCCTCGGGCGAGCTGGTCGGCTGCTTCGGCCTGACCGAGCCCGACGCTGGGTCTGATCCCGGCGGAATGCGCACCACCGCGAAGAAGACCGCGAACGGCTACTCGCTGTCGGGCGCCAAGATGTGGATCACCAACTCGCCGATCGCCGACGTCTTCGTCGTCTGGGCGAAGAGCGAGGCGCATGACGGCAAGATCCGCGGCTTCGTGCTCGAGAAGGGCATGGCGGGGCTGTCGGCACCGCAGGTCAAGCAGAAGCTGTCGCTCCGTGCGTCGATCACCGGCGAGATCGTGATGGACGGCGTCGAGGTGGGCGAGGATGCGCTGCTCCCGAACGTCGAGGGACTGAAGGGTCCGTTCGGCTGCCTCAACCGGGCTCGCTACGGGATCGGCTGGGGAGCGATGGGCGCCGCCGAGGCCTGCTTCCATGCCGCGCGGCAATATACGCTCGACCGGCACCAGTTCGGGCGCCCGCTCGCGGCGACGCAGCTCGTCCAGCTCAAGCTCGCGAACATGGTGACCGAGATCACGCTCGGCCTGCAGGCGGCGCTCCGCGTCGGTCGCCGGCTCGAGGACGGCGAGCTCATCCCCGAGACGATCAGCCTCATCAAGCGCAACAATGTCGGCAAGGCGCTCGACATCGCCCGGATCGCCCGCGACATGCACGGCGGCAACGGGATCAGCGCCGAATATCAGGTGATCCGCCACGCGCTGAATCTCGAGACGGTCAACACCTACGAGGGCACGCACGACGTCCATGCGCTGATCCTCGGTCGGGCGATTACCGGGCTGAGCGCGTTCTAG
- a CDS encoding M10 family metallopeptidase C-terminal domain-containing protein, which produces MRHLLSSPSIQAEGDLPTVDDIRYVAPTATGLAPNGKTVLSLDQAIGNLNRTGAIWDVGPNGQITYAFIDKPLNGLYNSPKEAYLGSLAEGSMPFTEEQRVAAREALGLWDDLIAPSFVEKNGRGAADILFTNTNSGPGQAAAFTPFLNGGSGKYGKVQGDIFVNQDEDSNFDLDNGGYGQTTLVHELGHTIGLSHTGDYNAGNGGPITYAKDAIFYQDTYQFSIMSYFSHGNSNAFGYVNWATGGFYQTPQTPMVHDIAAVQAMYGADLTTRTGDTTYGFNSNAGRSVYDFTSNKNPFLSIYDAGGNDTLDLSGFTGGRITLDLRPGAFSTGYNYGDKAVLDKAVGVTLSQAQWNALYDGRLGGNPGFLSDNIGIAYNTIIENGRTGAGNDVLQGNDVANRLDAGAGSDILNGGKGNDTLIGGAGADFFVISDRGGIDTILDFERGLDKLDLKTFEPRSAPGDQAMTWIGNAAFSGQAGQVRQFVQNGLNIVAGDVDGDGVADFQVVVGSQPIGSGDIIF; this is translated from the coding sequence TTGCGTCACCTGCTTTCTTCTCCCTCGATCCAGGCCGAAGGCGACCTGCCGACCGTCGACGACATCCGGTACGTTGCGCCCACCGCGACAGGGCTCGCGCCTAATGGCAAGACCGTGCTCAGCCTCGACCAGGCGATCGGCAATCTCAACCGCACCGGGGCGATCTGGGATGTCGGTCCGAATGGGCAGATCACCTACGCCTTCATCGATAAGCCGCTGAACGGGCTCTACAACAGCCCGAAGGAAGCCTATCTCGGTAGCCTCGCCGAAGGTTCCATGCCGTTTACCGAGGAGCAGCGGGTTGCCGCGCGCGAGGCGCTGGGTCTTTGGGATGACCTGATCGCTCCTTCGTTCGTCGAGAAGAACGGACGCGGTGCGGCCGACATCCTCTTCACCAACACGAACAGTGGTCCCGGCCAGGCGGCGGCCTTCACGCCGTTCCTCAACGGCGGCTCGGGCAAATATGGCAAGGTGCAGGGCGACATCTTCGTCAACCAGGACGAAGACAGCAATTTCGACCTCGACAATGGCGGCTATGGCCAGACGACGCTCGTCCACGAGCTCGGCCACACGATTGGGCTCAGCCACACCGGCGACTATAATGCGGGGAATGGTGGTCCGATAACCTATGCCAAGGACGCCATTTTCTACCAGGACACCTACCAGTTCTCGATCATGTCCTACTTCAGCCACGGCAACAGCAACGCCTTCGGCTATGTGAACTGGGCGACCGGCGGCTTCTATCAGACGCCGCAAACCCCGATGGTCCACGACATCGCGGCGGTGCAGGCAATGTACGGCGCGGATCTCACCACGCGCACCGGCGACACGACTTACGGCTTCAACTCAAACGCCGGCCGCTCGGTCTACGACTTCACCTCGAACAAGAACCCGTTCCTGTCGATCTACGATGCCGGCGGAAACGACACGCTTGACCTCAGCGGCTTCACTGGCGGCCGGATCACCTTGGACCTTCGTCCGGGCGCGTTCAGCACCGGGTACAATTATGGCGATAAGGCGGTGCTCGACAAAGCTGTCGGCGTGACCCTCTCGCAGGCGCAGTGGAATGCCCTCTACGACGGCCGCCTCGGTGGCAATCCCGGCTTCCTGTCGGACAATATCGGGATCGCCTACAACACGATCATCGAGAATGGCCGGACCGGTGCGGGCAATGACGTGCTGCAGGGCAACGACGTCGCCAACCGCCTCGACGCGGGTGCCGGCAGCGACATTCTCAACGGCGGCAAGGGCAACGACACGCTGATCGGCGGGGCCGGCGCCGACTTCTTCGTCATCTCCGACCGCGGGGGGATCGACACCATCCTCGATTTCGAGCGCGGCCTCGACAAGCTCGACTTGAAGACGTTCGAACCCCGCTCGGCACCGGGCGATCAGGCCATGACCTGGATCGGCAACGCAGCCTTCTCGGGACAGGCCGGCCAGGTCCGTCAATTCGTTCAAAATGGCCTCAACATCGTTGCCGGGGACGTCGATGGCGACGGCGTGGCCGACTTCCAGGTTGTGGTGGGTTCGCAGCCGATCGGAAGCGGCGACATCATCTTCTGA
- a CDS encoding lytic murein transglycosylase: MAFRWSSSLLCLVAIAMTPASAQQERDPLAPLPDLPPSSQPTPRPVRTAPLSSPVPVSVARPVVLSGFGSYKNVLAARARAAGVREATIGAVIPYLSQNARVIALDRQQPGGPPNSNFIPPFAPYRAQHVTSDLINRGAARFQSGRAQMRWLEQRFGVEPQVLLAIFGHETSYGRVTGNFDLLEVLATLAYEGRRRQFFEDEFIAALQLLDRGTPRSRLKGSWAGATGYPQFMPSNVLRLATDGDGSANIWGSEMDGLASIAAYLRDAGWKPGIHWGIPVRVSPSLNRAAVRTTLVPPRCPQVFRRHSRWLSMREWRQLGVIPTGQAIPEGEMATLLEPDGPSATAYLLTSNYRAILDYNCSNFYALSVGLLADRIAAGG; this comes from the coding sequence GTGGCATTCCGGTGGTCGAGTTCACTGCTGTGCCTGGTCGCGATCGCCATGACCCCTGCAAGCGCGCAGCAGGAGCGTGATCCGCTCGCGCCGTTGCCCGACCTTCCGCCGTCTTCACAGCCCACGCCCCGGCCGGTGCGGACAGCGCCGCTATCCTCCCCCGTTCCGGTGTCGGTCGCCCGGCCGGTCGTCCTGTCCGGCTTCGGAAGCTACAAGAATGTGCTTGCGGCCCGTGCCCGCGCCGCCGGTGTCCGCGAGGCGACGATCGGCGCCGTCATTCCCTACCTCAGCCAGAACGCCCGGGTGATCGCGCTGGATCGCCAGCAGCCGGGCGGCCCGCCGAACAGCAATTTCATTCCGCCATTCGCGCCTTACCGCGCGCAGCATGTCACCAGTGACCTCATCAACCGCGGTGCCGCTCGCTTCCAGTCGGGCCGGGCACAGATGCGCTGGCTCGAGCAGCGCTTCGGGGTCGAGCCGCAGGTGCTTCTCGCCATCTTCGGCCATGAGACCAGCTACGGCCGGGTGACCGGCAATTTCGACCTGCTCGAGGTGCTCGCGACGCTCGCCTACGAGGGGCGCCGACGCCAGTTCTTCGAGGACGAGTTCATCGCGGCGCTCCAATTGCTCGACCGTGGCACGCCGCGCAGCCGATTGAAGGGCAGCTGGGCCGGCGCGACCGGCTATCCGCAGTTCATGCCGTCCAATGTTCTCCGTCTCGCCACCGACGGCGACGGGTCGGCCAACATCTGGGGCAGCGAGATGGACGGGCTCGCCTCGATCGCCGCCTATCTGCGCGACGCCGGGTGGAAGCCCGGTATCCATTGGGGCATTCCGGTCCGGGTCTCGCCCAGCCTCAATCGAGCCGCGGTTCGCACGACCCTGGTCCCGCCGCGCTGCCCGCAGGTATTCCGCCGCCACAGCCGCTGGTTGTCGATGCGCGAGTGGCGGCAGCTCGGGGTCATCCCGACCGGCCAGGCCATTCCCGAGGGCGAAATGGCGACCCTGCTCGAACCCGATGGCCCGTCGGCGACCGCTTACCTGCTGACCAGCAACTATCGCGCGATCCTCGACTACAATTGCTCCAATTTCTATGCGCTCTCGGTCGGCCTTCTGGCCGATCGCATCGCGGCTGGCGGATAG
- a CDS encoding D-alanyl-D-alanine carboxypeptidase family protein — MNRLLPASALILLASTAAAVAAPPPFETPARVAYLIDLSSGAELLAKNSDTPMPPASMAKMMTSEVAFELIKANKLSLGKMCTVRPETWQKWHGPQAGSTMFLSPNEQVSVENLLHGIVTLSGNDASVVLAECIAGTEQAFASQMNTLAKRLGMSGSRFCNSNGWPDEGCTVVTARDLAKLARSSVENHPKLYKQFYGQPTFTWGKTLGSGQAITQANRNPILGKIPGADGLKTGHTEEAGYGFTGSAEQNGRRLIMVVAGLGSFNQRIEESTKLMSWGFNAWQSKPLFAANAAVGSAEVQLGDAATVPLVAPRAIAVTYPAGALGGDPKLRIAYQGPLKAPIAKGAQVAELVVTTPDGTIQRMPLVAGEAVEEAGFFGRLWLGLKQLVGMA; from the coding sequence ATGAATCGTCTTCTTCCAGCGTCCGCCCTGATCCTCCTCGCTTCGACGGCCGCCGCGGTGGCCGCCCCGCCGCCGTTCGAGACCCCGGCGAGGGTCGCCTACCTCATCGACCTCTCGTCGGGCGCCGAACTGCTCGCCAAGAATTCGGACACGCCGATGCCGCCGGCGAGCATGGCCAAGATGATGACCAGCGAAGTCGCCTTCGAGCTGATCAAGGCGAACAAGCTGTCGCTCGGCAAGATGTGCACCGTCCGGCCCGAGACCTGGCAGAAGTGGCACGGGCCGCAGGCAGGCTCGACCATGTTCCTTTCGCCCAACGAACAGGTCAGCGTCGAGAATCTGCTTCACGGGATCGTCACCCTATCGGGCAACGACGCCTCGGTCGTGCTGGCCGAGTGCATCGCCGGAACCGAGCAGGCCTTCGCGAGCCAGATGAACACGCTGGCCAAGCGGCTCGGGATGAGCGGAAGCCGCTTCTGCAATTCGAACGGCTGGCCCGACGAGGGCTGCACCGTGGTGACCGCCCGCGACCTTGCCAAGCTCGCCCGCTCGTCGGTCGAGAACCATCCCAAGCTCTACAAGCAGTTCTACGGACAGCCGACCTTCACCTGGGGCAAGACGCTCGGCTCGGGCCAGGCGATCACCCAGGCCAATCGCAATCCCATCCTCGGCAAGATCCCCGGCGCCGACGGTCTCAAGACCGGCCATACCGAGGAGGCCGGCTATGGCTTCACCGGATCGGCCGAGCAGAACGGCCGCCGCCTGATCATGGTCGTCGCGGGGCTCGGCAGCTTCAATCAGCGCATCGAGGAATCGACCAAGCTGATGAGCTGGGGCTTCAATGCCTGGCAGTCGAAGCCGCTGTTCGCCGCCAATGCCGCGGTCGGCTCGGCCGAGGTCCAGCTGGGCGATGCGGCGACGGTGCCGCTGGTCGCGCCGCGCGCGATCGCGGTCACCTATCCGGCCGGTGCGCTCGGCGGCGATCCGAAGCTGAGGATCGCCTATCAGGGCCCGCTCAAGGCGCCGATCGCCAAGGGCGCGCAGGTCGCCGAGCTGGTCGTCACCACGCCCGACGGGACGATCCAGCGCATGCCGCTGGTCGCCGGTGAGGCAGTCGAGGAGGCCGGCTTCTTCGGACGCCTGTGGCTCGGGCTCAAGCAGCTGGTGGGAATGGCCTGA